One window of the Scyliorhinus torazame isolate Kashiwa2021f chromosome 24, sScyTor2.1, whole genome shotgun sequence genome contains the following:
- the LOC140400050 gene encoding histone H2B-like — protein sequence MADEKKPTSKPASKKGAKKVIKKPAVKGGKKRRRSRKESYSIYIYKVMKQVHPDTGISSKAMSIMNSFVSDIFERIAGEASRLAHYNKRRTISSREIQTAVRLLLPGELAKHAVSEGTKAVTKYTSSK from the coding sequence atggctgacgagaagaaaccaacatcgaaaccagcttccaagaagggagccaagaaagtcattaagaaacctgcagtaaagggcggcaagaagcggcgaaggtcgaggaaggagagttactccatctacatctacaaagtgatgaagcaggttcaccccgacaccggcatctcctccaaggcaatGAGCATCATGAATTCGTTCGTcagcgatattttcgagcgcatcgcgggtgaggcttcccgcctggcccattacaacaagcgccgtACCattagctcccgggagatccagaccgccgtgcgcctgctgctgcccggggaactggccaagcacgccgtgtcggaagggacaaaggcggtgaccaagtacaccagctccaagtaa
- the LOC140399823 gene encoding histone H2B-like translates to MADEKKPTSKPASKKGAKKVIKKPAVKGGKKRRKSRKESYSIYIYKVMKQVHPDTGISSKAMSIMNSFVNDIFERIAGEASRLAHYNKRHTISSREIQTAVRLLLPGELAKHAVSEGTKAVTKYTSSK, encoded by the coding sequence atggctgacgagaagaaaccaacatcgaaaccagcttccaagaagggagccaagaaagtcattaagaaaccggcagtaaagggcggcaagaagcggcgaaagtcgaggaaggagagttactccatctacatctacaaagtgatgaagcaggttcaccccgacaccggcatctcctccaaggccatgagcatcatgaactccttcgtcaacgatattttcgagcgcatcgcgggtgaggcttcccgcctggcccattacaacaagcgccacaccatcagctcccgggagatccagaccgccgtgcgcctgctgctgcccggggaactggccaagcacgccgtgtcggaagggacaaaggcggtgaccaagtacaccagctccaagtaa